ACCCCGGTGCGACGTTCGTCTTCGTCGCCGGGCCGGACGAGGTGCCGCCCGATGCGACGCCGTTCGACATGCGCGGGGTCGATCTGTCGCACCACCGCGGCGACTGCAGCTTCGAGACGTTCCTGCGGCGCTACGACCTCGACGAGCCCGCGCTGTGGGACATCGCGCGCATCGTCCACGAGGCGGATCTCGCCGACGAGCGGTACGACGCCCCCGAGGCGCCGGGCCTCGACGCGCTGCTGCGCGGCCTCTCGCTCGTGGTCGCCGACGACGACCGGATGCTCGAGCTGTCGGGTCCGCTCTTCGACGGCCTCCTCGAGCTGCGCCGGCGCGCGCGCCTGCTGGACCCGCTCGCGTGAGCGACGAGATGGCGACCACGGGCCCCGGCTTCACCGATGCGCCGGCCACCCCAGGGGCGACCGCGAGCCCATCCCCGCCAGGCGAGCTGGAGGCTCTGCGCTTCTGGCTGAAGCTCGGCTGCGTCTCCTTCGGCGGCCCGGCGGGGCAGATCGCGATCATGCACGCCGAGCTCGTCGAACGGCGCGCATGGATCTCCGAGCGCCGTTTCCTGCATGCGCTCAACTTCTGCATGGCCCTGCCGGGCCCCGAGGCGCAGCAGCTCGCCTCCTACATCGGCCACTCGCTCCACGGCCTCCGGGGCGCCCTCGCGGCCGGCGGACTGTTCGTGCTCCCGTCCTTCGTCCTGCTGGTGGCGATGAGCGCCGTCTACGCCGCGTTCGGCGAGGTGGCGGCCGTCGCGGGGGTGGTGAGGGGCCTCGGTGCCGCGGTGGTCGCACTGATCCTGGCGGCCATCATCCGCATCGGCGGGCGGGTGATCCGCACCCCGGCGGCCGTCGGTCTGGCCGTCGCGGCCTTCCTCGCGTTCGTCGGGGGCATGCCGTTCGTC
This DNA window, taken from Miltoncostaea oceani, encodes the following:
- a CDS encoding chromate resistance protein ChrB domain-containing protein, which codes for MRWATRAACHVDRVACAWLIRRFIDPGATFVFVAGPDEVPPDATPFDMRGVDLSHHRGDCSFETFLRRYDLDEPALWDIARIVHEADLADERYDAPEAPGLDALLRGLSLVVADDDRMLELSGPLFDGLLELRRRARLLDPLA